The Archangium primigenium genomic interval CCCGACTCGAAGCGGTAGTCGGTCATGAGCGTGGGGTTCCACGTGACCGAGCCGTCGCTGGCGAAGGCGTCCTTGAGTCCGGTGGGAAGGCTCATGCCGAGGCCGAGCGCGGCGCCGAAGCCCGTCTCGTCCGCGGTGCGGCGCAGGCCGGGAATGGCCCCCTTGACCATGAGCCGCAGGTCCGCCGGGGTGAAGGAGCGGATGAAACCCTCGGTGCCGATGGCCTCCAGGTTGTCCGAGTTCTGCAGGAGCACGAGCGGCATGTCGATGCCGAACTCCAGCCAGTCGAACAGGCCCACCGAGGCCATGACATCCAACTGGAGGCGGTTGTTCACCACGCCGAGCGCCTTGGCGTCCGTGCCCGAGACGACGAGCACCAGCGGATTGAGCGAGAAGTTGAGGTAGGCGCCGCCGGAGATGGACAGGTGCGAGAGGGGCCGGGACTGACCGACACCGACCAGATCCTGGGGCGCGCCAAGGGGGCGGAAGGCCTGGACGTCGAAGCCGGTGTCCTGGGCCGGGGCTCCGGTGGCCACGAGCAGCCCGAGCAGGAGGACCGCGAGACGGCTCATGCCTCGCCTCGGGGGCGCCGGGCGAGGAGCACGGCGAGCAGCAGCAGGCCGAGCGCCAGGGGCGCGCCCTGGGTGGTGACGCCGCAGCACGGCGGGCCCCCGGCGGCCTCGGTGCCGGGCTTGCGGCGGCCGGGCTCGCACTGCTGGGTGAGCGCCGAGCAGTACTCCGTGCCGAGGCAGTCGTTGCTGTCGTTGCACGACGTGGTGCAGACGTTGAGCGCGGTGTCGCAGGTGCCGCCGCAGGGGCAGTGGGCATCGGCGAAGCACTGCACGCACGCCTCGCCGAGGCACACGCTGCCCTCGCCACACGTCACGGTGCAGGTGGTGGCCGAGCAGGTATGGGTGGCGGTATCGCAGGTGCCGCCCGGACCACAGTCGGCGTTCTCCCGGCAGCCCACGCAGGAGCTGCCCGTGGTGGTGCCGTCGGTGAGGCAGAAGGGCTTGTCGGCGTCACAGGCGCCGCAGCGCGCGCCGCAGCGCTTGTCCGTGGTGCAGGAGGCGCACTCGCCACTGAGGCAGAACTTGCCGTCCCCGCACTCGAGGTCCGAGCGGCAGGAGACGCACACCTGCCCATCGAGGCAGTAGGGGCGGTCGGTGGGGCACTTGGCGCACTGCTCGCCGCAGCGCTCGGAGGTGTTGCAGGCGGCGATGCTGGTCACGCACCGGCCGTTGGCCACGTCGCAGCGCTTGCCGTCGGCGCAGTCGTTGTCGTTGCTGCACTCCACGCAGGTGGGCGAGGCGCCCGGCGTGGGCGAGGCGCACTTGAGTCCACCGGGGCAGCAGTTGCAGGAGGTGCCCGCGCAGCTGTCCTGGGCGGAGCAGGCCTGGCAGGTGTTGTCGACGCACGTCTGACCGCGCCCGCAGTGGTCGTTGGTGACGCAGTCGCGGCACTCGTGCGCCTCGGTGTCGCAGTGCTGGCCATTGGAGCACTGCGCGTCGGTGTTGCAGCCCCGGCACTGGTTGGTCTCCGGGTCGCAGCGGCCGTTCTTGCAGTCCGAGTCCTTGGTGCACTCGGCGCAGGTGAAGGTGCCGTTGCGGTTGACGCACGCGGGCGTGGATTGGCCACAGGGCGAGCAACTGGGACCGCAGAAGACGGCCGAGTCACACGGCGCGCACAGCGCCGCGCCATTGCAGTAGTAGCTCGGGCCGCAGCTGCTGTTGCTAGGTTTGTTGGCCGCCTCCCGGTTGCATTGCTGGCACTGGTTCAGGTCCGGGTAGGACGGGCGTCCGCTCTCCGTCTGGTAGAGCGAGGTGGGGGCGACGAGCGAGAAACCCGCTTCCTTGAGCCGGACGATGGGCGAGGTGTTCGCCCCTCGTTGGAAGTCGGAGAAATCGCCGACGAACACGGACATCTCGAGCGCGGCGTTCTCAGTCAACGACACGTAGAGCAACTCGACGCCGTAGAGACCGGACTTCAGGAAGGTGACGCTGTTGGTGATGCGCCACGTGGCCTCGCCCAGCTTCGGAGGTCGATTGATGACGGCGTAGGGGACTGCCAGCCGGTCGTAGAGCGTGAGCGCGACGGCGTCATCCGCGTAGATGCCGAAGTGGATTGGGCGCCCCACCATGGCCGGGGTGACGTTCAGGTAACCGCGCAGACGAGAACCGAAGTTGTTGCCATTCAGCGCGAAACCGCAGCCGCCCTCCGGACATCCTGGCACGGCGTTCGCGAAATCGCCGTAGCTCGTCCGGGTGGTGTCGATGTTGTTGTTCGACAAATCCAGCAGCGTGCGGAGCACCGCGGTGGTGCGCACGTTCGGATTGGACGCGTTGGGGACCGCGTCCAGGAAGTCGTTGAGGTTGCCGATGAAGCTGGTGCGCCTCTGCGAGAAGTCCGTGGAGATGCGCGTCGAGAAGCGCGACGTCGAGCACAGACCGGTTCCGGGCTGGTCGGGTGACGCGGCGACCGGATCTCCAGTGACGACCACGGGGTCGAGGGGAATGTCCTCGGGCTCCTGGGCGTGTACCGCCGGGGCGAGGGCCACCAGCGCCATCGCCACCAGGGGGGCCAATCTTCGGAAGAGGATCTCGGACACGGGGGCGCAGGATTCCCCGGCCAACCTCTGTGGTCAAGTAACGGCCGGGGTCACTGATGGGGGGCGGTACGGAAGCTTACCCTGCGTGCGGTCCGGTCTCCACTCGTCGACGCTCTACTCCTTCTTCAAGGCCACCGCGAGCCGACCCAGCAGCTTGATTTGCCCGGAATCCAGCTGTCGCAGCACCCGCAGGACCGCGCGCACCTCGGGCTTCTCGCCCTGTTCGTTCGGCGGCTCGGTCAACTTGAGCGCGCCATCCGGACCCGCCAGGCCCAACAACTCGTCCGCGGAGATGCGCAGCGCCCGGCACAACCGCAGCAGTGTCGGAACGCTCGGCACCATGCCGCCACGCTCGATGCGGCCGTAGACCTCGGTCACCAGGTCCACCATCTCGGCTACATCCGCCTGGGTGAGCTGCGCACGCAGACGGGCCGACCGCGCGGCTTCTCCAATCGTCTTCGCCAGTTTCTTGTCCATACCTGAACCCACCCTACAGTGTAGGCACGGCGGAATACGACGCATCAGGTTGTTGGAACAGGACTGCAAAGGTCATTTCCTCGACCCTATTTCCGAAGTCAGTCCCCGCGTGCTCACTCCACCTCCGGAGCCCGTTCCCTCCCCGCCTCCCCCTCGCCACCGCGCGGAACAACCCATGTGCGAAGCACTCCCACCCGCCTCGTGGTCCGCGTGTCGCGGCGAAACACAGAATGCCCGACCGGTCTGACACGGCGGGAATTCAGGAGGCGATCCGCGAGGTCGTCTCGGCGAGGATTCGCGAGGTGCGCTCGCCCTGTTCGACCTGGGCGTCGAGCCGGGTCAGCAGGGGCGTGAAGAAGCGGGACTCGAGGGCGCGGGCGAGGGTGGCCCCGTGCGAGTCGGCCCAGCGGTTGATGACGCGCTCGCGCACGTCCGCGCCCAGCAGGTCCACGAAGCGCTCGAGCAGCGGCGTGGACAGGAGCGTGCCCGCCCAGATGACGGCGTCCTGGCCCAGGCCGCCCGTCACCACCGTCACCACGGCGGCGGCGCCCGCGGGCACCGAGTACACGAGCGTGGCGAGCGACTGCAGCAGCTCCTCGCGGGGGCCTCCCGTGAGCTCGGTGCCGACGAGCTCCCGGCAGAACTGGTAGAGCGCCTCCCGGTCCCCCGCCTGCGCCTGGAGCGTCTCGAAGCCCAGGGGCTCCTCCAGGCGCTCCAGGGTGGCCGGTCCCAGCACCTCGCGCAGCACCTCTCGCGTGGGGGCATCGCCCGTCCACGTGGCCACCTCCGGGGCGAGCCCCTCCACCAGCCGCCGCACGCCATCGCGCAGCGTGGCCTCGGTGGATTGCTCCACGGGCGGCACGGTGGGCTCGGGGCCGGTGAAGGCGCGGTGCACCTGGCGCGACACGAAGGTGAGGGCCGTGGCGAGCCCCCGGAAGGGCAGGCGCACGTAGCGGTGGAAGGTGCTGCGCGCGTCCAGCTCGTCCCGGAAGGCCTCCACCATCACGTCCGCGGGAATGGCCCGGAGCGCGGCGGCGCGGCCCGCCGCGTGCAGCTCGTGGCGCAGCCGACCGCGGAGCCGCTCGGGCTCCTGGGTGAGGGCGAGGGTGGCGCGCGTGAGTTGCTCCAGTTCCGCGCGCGCGTCGCGCAGCGAGGCCTGGAGGGCCCGGGCCTGGAGGGCGCGCGTGTGCACGGGGTCACCGAGCAGCGACGACAGCGGAGGGCCCTCGTCGAGCGGGTGCGTGGCCAGCGGCTTCTCCCCGGCCTCCACCTCGGGCTGGTGCGGCGCGAGGTAGCGTGCGAGGGGCGGATGGCCCACGTCCTGGGCCAGCTTCTCCAGGTGGCCCCGCGCGGTCTCCTCGCGCGAGGCCTCGTTGTAGACGAGCAGGTAGGGGTGGCCATGGCCCACCGCCTTGCGCAGGAAGTCCACCAGGGCGGCGTTCTGGTACGTCTGCCGGCTCACCACGAAGACGAGCACGTCCACGGTGACGAGCAGCGCCTCGGCGCGCTCCCGGTTGTCCCGGTAGACGCTGTCGAAGTCCGGCGTGTCCATGACCACGAGGCCTCGCGGCACGGCCTCGGCGAGCACGAGGTAGAGCCGGCCCGCGGGCCCCGCCTGGTCCACCGGGGCGCTGTCTCCCGGGGCCACGAGGACGATGTCGTAGCGCCGGGTGAGCACCTCGCGCAGCGAGCCCGCCCACGTCTCCGGATGCGCGGCGGCGAGGCACTGCTTGGTGAGGCCTCCCTCGGGACGCGCGGGCGAGAGCGTGGCGCCCACCAGGGTGTTGAAGAGCGTGGACTTGCCCACGTTGTTCGGCCCGGCGATGGCCACGAGCAACAGCGGGGTGTCCCCTCCCCCGAGCCGGGGCAGCAGGTCGCGCCGCAGCCGCTCCTGGACACGGCGCGCCACCTCGGCGTCGTCACCGTGGACGAGGGGCTCCAGGGTCGGCAGGACACCGAGTGCGGCTTCGAGCGCGGGGCGCAGGGGCGTGAGGTCGTTCATCCGGAGCGCCGGAGGACACCACGGCCCGGGCGGGATGCCTACGGAAAGCGGGCCTCAGCGGCGCGCGCGCAGGGCCCGGCCCACCTTGCGCGCCAGGTCCGTGGGATCCAGGGGGAGGGGGACGTAGTCGTACACGCCGCTGGCGATGGCCCGCGACACCACCGAGAAGTCATCCCCTCCGCCACACAGCAGGATGGGCGGCGCCTGGGGCCTGCTCGCCAGGGCGCTCGCCAGGGCCAGGGCTTCCTCCAGGGCGTGGGTGCCCCGGGGCACCACCACCAGCGCGCCCAGGCCCTCCAGCGAGTCCTCCGCGCGTCGCAAGACGACCGGATAGCCGGCCACCGCCAGCGCGGTGCCGACGCCGTGCGTGGGCCCGGCCCCCTCCGGTTCGATGACGCCCACGGGCCGGGCCGCCTTCACGGGGACGACGGGGGGCGCGCTCGTGGCGGGAGGGGTCGAGGGCACGGGAGGCCGGAGGGCCTCGCGCAGCCGGGCGGCCAGCTCCCGCGCGCTCGCGGGCCGCTGGGTCTTCGCCTTGGCGAGGCTCGCGAGCACCAGGGACTCCACCGCCTCGGGGATGTTCCGCTCGGGCACGAGCTGACGCACGGGCGTGGGGGGCCGGTAGAGGTGGCCGCTCATCACCTCCGCGTCGGCGCCATCGCCGAAGGGGGGCCGGCCCACGAGCAGCTCGTGCAGCAGGCAGCCCACGGCGTACAGGTCCGCGCGGGCGTCCACGGACTCGCCGCGGCAGCTCTCGGGGGACATGTACGCGGGCGTGCCCAGCACCTCGCCCTTCTCCGTGAGCCGGGTGGACTTGTCCTCGTGCACGAGCGCGGCGAGCCCGAAGTCGAGCACCTTCACCCGGGGCGCGGACACCTCGCCCACCATCATCACGTTGGAGGGCTTGAGGTCCCGGTGCACGAGCCCCACGCCGTGCGCGGCGTCCAACACCTCCAGCACCCGCGCGGCCAGCTCCACGGCGGTCGTCACCTCGAGCAGGCCGTAGGAGTCCAGCAGCTCGTCGAGGGGAAAGCCCTCCACGCGCTCCATGGCGAGGTAGAGGTCGTCTCCCTCCTGCCCATGGTCGAAGACCTGGACGGCGCCCGGGTGCTTGAGCCGGGCCATGAGCTGGCCCTCGCGCTGGAAGCGGGCCGTGGCGCCCGGGGTCTGGGCCACGTGCGGGTGGAGGATCTTCAGCGCCACGACGCGGCCGAGCCCCAGCTGCTCGGCCTCGTACACCGTGCCCATGCCGCCACTGCCGAGCATTCCCGTCACCTGGTAGCGCCCGGCGACGACCTTGCCCACCCACGGGTCCTGCTTGCGCGCCATCCGCCTAGTCCCCTCCGGCCTTGTACCGGTCGAGCTTGCGGTAGAGCGTCTTGCGGTCCAGGCCCAGCACCTGCGCGGCCAGGGACTTGTTGCCCTTCACTTCCTCAAGCACGCGCAGGATGTAGCGCCGCTCCACCTCCTCCAGCGTGGTGAACTCGGAGGGGTCTCCGCTGGCCACCACCACGTGCGAGGCGCGCCAGGCGCGGATCTTCTCCGGCAGGTCATCCACCGCGAGGCGCTCGGTGTGCGTCACGGCCACCGCGCGCTCGATGCAGTTGCGCAGCTCGCGCACGTTGCCCGGCCAGCTGTAGTTCATCAGCCGCTCGGCCACGGCCTCGTTGAGCCCCATCACCCGCTTGTTGGCGCGCGCGGCGAAGTGCTCGATGAAGTGCTGGGCGAGCAGCAGGCAGTCCCCACCCCGGGCCCTGAGCGGCGGCAGCTCCATCTGCACCACGTTGAGCCGGTAGAAGAGGTCCTCGCGGAAGCGGTTCTCCTCCACCATGCCCTCCAGGTCGCGGTGGGTGGCGGCCACCACCCGCACGTCGAAGGGCACCTCGTGGTCTCCACCCACCGGACGGGCCCGGCGCTCCTGCAGGGCGCGCAGGAGCTTGGGCTGCAGGCCGAGCGGCATCTCGCCCACCTCGTCGAGCAGGAGCGTGCCCCCGTGCGCCTGGGCGAAGAGGCCCGCGCGCGCCGCCTTGGCGTCGGTGAAGGCGCCCCGGGCATGGCCGAACAGCTCGCTCTCCAGCAGGGCCTCGGGCATGGCCGCGCAGTTGACGGCCACGAAGGGCCCGGAGGCGCGCCGGCTCTTGTCGTGCAGCGCCCGCGCCACCAGCTCCTTTCCCGTGCCGCTCTCGCCGTGGATGATGACCGTGGCGTCCGAGTCCGCCACGCGCGTGAGCAGGTCGTACACCTTGAGCATCGCGGGGCTGGAGCCGAGCAGGCCGCCCAGGCGCTGCGAGTCGGCGACCACCTTGGTCAGGCGCACCAGCTCGCCCTTGAGCTGGTGGTGCTGCACGGCGCGCGTGAGCGTGTGCACGAGCGCGTCCATCTCCACCGGCTTGGTGATGAAGTCGTAGGCGCCCGCGCGGATGGCGGCCACGGCCGTCTCCATGCTGCCAAAGGCCGTCACCACCACCACGGGCAGGTCGGGCAGGTTGGCCACCACGCGCTCGCACAGCTCCGTGCCGCTCAGGCCCTGCATGTTCAGGTCCGTGAGCACCACGTCGAAGGGCTCCTGGCGCACCAGCGGCAGGGCGGCCTGGGGGTCCGTCAGGGCCGTGACGGTGAAGCCGCGGCGCGTGAGGCGCGCCTGGAGCAGCTCCACCATGCTCGGGTCATCGTCGACAAGCAGGACGCGTCCGCTCATGTGTCCTTCACAGGGGGAGAAAGAGGCTGAAGTGGGTGCCCTCGCCGGGCGTGCTGCGCACGTCCAGCCAGCCGCCGTGCTCGCGGACGATTTCCAGCGACACCGGCAGGCCGAGGCCGGTGCCCTCGCCCACGGGCTTGGTGGTGAAGAAGGGCTCGAAGATCTTCTGCAGGTTCTCCGGGCCGATGCCACCGCCCCGGTCGATGACCTCGATGAGGGCACACGGGGCGGCGGTGGCCGTGGGCCCGGCCTTGGGTGGCACGGCGTCCGGGGTGGACAGGCGCAGCGTCACGAGCCCCTTCTCCGGCGAGGCGTGCAGGGCGTTGACCACCAGGTTCGTGAGCGCCTGCTGCAACTGGCCCGGGTCCACCTGGGCGCGCACCGGCTCGGCGGGCTCCTCCAGCTCGAGCCGCTGCATGCGGCGCTGGGTCAGGGGCGCGAGCAGCGCGAGCACCTGCTTGAGCACCGCGCGCAGGTCCACCTCGCTCTTCTGGGGCTGGCGGCGCCGGGCGAAGTCGAGCAGCTGGCGGATGATGCGCGCCATGCGATCGGCCTGGAGGCGGATGGTGCGCGCGCTCTGCCGCGCCGCCTCGCCCTCCACCTCCGCATCGGCGATCATCGCCGCGTGGCCGGAGATGACGGCCATGGGCGTGCCCAGCTCGTGCGCGATGCCACTGCCGAGCTTGCCCACCGTGTTGAGCCGGTCCGCGTGCCGCAACTGCTCGAGCGCCGCCACGCGCGCGGCCATCTCCGCCTCCAGCTTCTGGTTGGCCTCCTGGAGCGAGCCGGCCAGGGCG includes:
- a CDS encoding GTPase — its product is MNDLTPLRPALEAALGVLPTLEPLVHGDDAEVARRVQERLRRDLLPRLGGGDTPLLLVAIAGPNNVGKSTLFNTLVGATLSPARPEGGLTKQCLAAAHPETWAGSLREVLTRRYDIVLVAPGDSAPVDQAGPAGRLYLVLAEAVPRGLVVMDTPDFDSVYRDNRERAEALLVTVDVLVFVVSRQTYQNAALVDFLRKAVGHGHPYLLVYNEASREETARGHLEKLAQDVGHPPLARYLAPHQPEVEAGEKPLATHPLDEGPPLSSLLGDPVHTRALQARALQASLRDARAELEQLTRATLALTQEPERLRGRLRHELHAAGRAAALRAIPADVMVEAFRDELDARSTFHRYVRLPFRGLATALTFVSRQVHRAFTGPEPTVPPVEQSTEATLRDGVRRLVEGLAPEVATWTGDAPTREVLREVLGPATLERLEEPLGFETLQAQAGDREALYQFCRELVGTELTGGPREELLQSLATLVYSVPAGAAAVVTVVTGGLGQDAVIWAGTLLSTPLLERFVDLLGADVRERVINRWADSHGATLARALESRFFTPLLTRLDAQVEQGERTSRILAETTSRIAS
- a CDS encoding sigma-54-dependent transcriptional regulator encodes the protein MSGRVLLVDDDPSMVELLQARLTRRGFTVTALTDPQAALPLVRQEPFDVVLTDLNMQGLSGTELCERVVANLPDLPVVVVTAFGSMETAVAAIRAGAYDFITKPVEMDALVHTLTRAVQHHQLKGELVRLTKVVADSQRLGGLLGSSPAMLKVYDLLTRVADSDATVIIHGESGTGKELVARALHDKSRRASGPFVAVNCAAMPEALLESELFGHARGAFTDAKAARAGLFAQAHGGTLLLDEVGEMPLGLQPKLLRALQERRARPVGGDHEVPFDVRVVAATHRDLEGMVEENRFREDLFYRLNVVQMELPPLRARGGDCLLLAQHFIEHFAARANKRVMGLNEAVAERLMNYSWPGNVRELRNCIERAVAVTHTERLAVDDLPEKIRAWRASHVVVASGDPSEFTTLEEVERRYILRVLEEVKGNKSLAAQVLGLDRKTLYRKLDRYKAGGD
- a CDS encoding serine/threonine-protein kinase — encoded protein: MARKQDPWVGKVVAGRYQVTGMLGSGGMGTVYEAEQLGLGRVVALKILHPHVAQTPGATARFQREGQLMARLKHPGAVQVFDHGQEGDDLYLAMERVEGFPLDELLDSYGLLEVTTAVELAARVLEVLDAAHGVGLVHRDLKPSNVMMVGEVSAPRVKVLDFGLAALVHEDKSTRLTEKGEVLGTPAYMSPESCRGESVDARADLYAVGCLLHELLVGRPPFGDGADAEVMSGHLYRPPTPVRQLVPERNIPEAVESLVLASLAKAKTQRPASARELAARLREALRPPVPSTPPATSAPPVVPVKAARPVGVIEPEGAGPTHGVGTALAVAGYPVVLRRAEDSLEGLGALVVVPRGTHALEEALALASALASRPQAPPILLCGGGDDFSVVSRAIASGVYDYVPLPLDPTDLARKVGRALRARR
- a CDS encoding helix-turn-helix domain-containing protein, which gives rise to MDKKLAKTIGEAARSARLRAQLTQADVAEMVDLVTEVYGRIERGGMVPSVPTLLRLCRALRISADELLGLAGPDGALKLTEPPNEQGEKPEVRAVLRVLRQLDSGQIKLLGRLAVALKKE
- the traA gene encoding outer membrane exchange protein TraA, which codes for MSEILFRRLAPLVAMALVALAPAVHAQEPEDIPLDPVVVTGDPVAASPDQPGTGLCSTSRFSTRISTDFSQRRTSFIGNLNDFLDAVPNASNPNVRTTAVLRTLLDLSNNNIDTTRTSYGDFANAVPGCPEGGCGFALNGNNFGSRLRGYLNVTPAMVGRPIHFGIYADDAVALTLYDRLAVPYAVINRPPKLGEATWRITNSVTFLKSGLYGVELLYVSLTENAALEMSVFVGDFSDFQRGANTSPIVRLKEAGFSLVAPTSLYQTESGRPSYPDLNQCQQCNREAANKPSNSSCGPSYYCNGAALCAPCDSAVFCGPSCSPCGQSTPACVNRNGTFTCAECTKDSDCKNGRCDPETNQCRGCNTDAQCSNGQHCDTEAHECRDCVTNDHCGRGQTCVDNTCQACSAQDSCAGTSCNCCPGGLKCASPTPGASPTCVECSNDNDCADGKRCDVANGRCVTSIAACNTSERCGEQCAKCPTDRPYCLDGQVCVSCRSDLECGDGKFCLSGECASCTTDKRCGARCGACDADKPFCLTDGTTTGSSCVGCRENADCGPGGTCDTATHTCSATTCTVTCGEGSVCLGEACVQCFADAHCPCGGTCDTALNVCTTSCNDSNDCLGTEYCSALTQQCEPGRRKPGTEAAGGPPCCGVTTQGAPLALGLLLLAVLLARRPRGEA